In Clostridium sp. JN-1, one genomic interval encodes:
- the fliQ gene encoding flagellar biosynthesis protein FliQ, whose amino-acid sequence MSENMIMGIMKDAIQTGLIVAAPILLVSILVGLIISIFQATTQIQEQTLTFVPKLIAIAFVGVVTGSWMLHQVVAFTERIFGYIAHITQ is encoded by the coding sequence ATGAGTGAAAATATGATAATGGGCATTATGAAAGATGCAATACAAACAGGACTTATTGTAGCTGCACCAATATTATTGGTATCCATATTAGTAGGCCTTATTATAAGTATATTTCAGGCAACTACACAAATACAAGAGCAGACACTGACTTTTGTGCCTAAACTCATAGCAATAGCCTTTGTAGGAGTTGTTACAGGAAGCTGGATGCTGCATCAAGTTGTTGCTTTTACGGAGAGAATTTTCGGTTATATAGCTCATATAACGCAATGA
- a CDS encoding fused FliR family export protein/FlhB family type III secretion system protein yields the protein MIDTLYFTALILISIRLFCFFAAVPIFFPNGLPNITKVGIALVMAYILIPGINYTGISNINSSMLLIINCANEAAAGFTLGFIVNLCFMAVRFAGSVIDIQIGFSMMTQYDPNSNSNTTLIEHLFYWFSMVLFFAVDGHHMLIKALINSFDVIKLGQFMLTQNSISFIIKAFIEFFSIGLRIAIPIVLILFISDLTMGLIARTVPQLNVMILGLPMKILIGFTAICFALPMILNLIENSFYGVQDALKGFYKTMPLILIFASDDKTEEATPHKKSETRKKGQVAKSKELGLALTLLACTLTLIIFGGAAGNNLKETMITFLNNYLTQSLSYDSVKKVTFITVWRIAVVFLPIAIPIMAMGILANFIQTGALFTTQPLKPDFSKLNPINGFKRMFSMRSLMELLKDIAIVLVIGIIGFNFIKDNYTYILTLGNLNPAAVLEAAGKLTVSIFFRITLIMIAISIIDYIFQRYQYNKDLKMTKQEVKEEFKQDEGDPQIKGKIRQKQREMATRRMMQEIPKATVVVTNPTHIAVALKYEKGQNNAPIVVAKGADMVALRIKEVAKKNDVPIVENKPLARLIYSEVELDREIPMEMYQSVAEIIALVYSTNKNK from the coding sequence TTGATTGACACACTATATTTCACAGCACTTATTTTGATAAGTATTAGATTATTTTGTTTTTTTGCAGCAGTTCCTATATTTTTTCCAAATGGATTACCTAATATAACGAAGGTTGGAATTGCACTTGTAATGGCATATATTTTAATACCAGGTATTAATTATACTGGAATTAGTAATATAAATAGCAGTATGCTTCTTATTATTAATTGTGCAAATGAAGCAGCAGCAGGATTTACTTTAGGATTTATAGTTAACCTTTGTTTTATGGCTGTAAGGTTTGCAGGAAGCGTCATAGATATCCAAATAGGATTTTCAATGATGACTCAATATGATCCAAATTCAAACAGCAATACAACTTTAATAGAACATTTATTTTACTGGTTTAGTATGGTGCTTTTCTTTGCTGTTGATGGACATCATATGCTTATCAAGGCACTTATAAATAGTTTTGATGTCATAAAGCTGGGACAATTTATGTTAACACAAAATTCAATAAGTTTTATAATAAAAGCTTTTATTGAATTCTTTAGCATAGGACTTAGAATAGCAATACCTATTGTACTCATACTTTTTATATCAGATTTAACTATGGGACTTATAGCAAGGACAGTTCCGCAGTTAAATGTAATGATTCTTGGACTTCCTATGAAAATATTGATTGGATTTACAGCTATTTGTTTTGCCCTTCCAATGATTTTAAATCTTATAGAAAATTCGTTTTATGGAGTACAAGATGCATTAAAAGGTTTTTATAAAACTATGCCGCTCATTTTAATATTTGCATCCGATGATAAAACAGAGGAGGCAACACCGCATAAAAAGAGTGAAACAAGGAAAAAAGGACAAGTAGCAAAAAGTAAGGAACTTGGATTAGCACTAACATTGCTTGCTTGTACTTTAACTTTAATTATTTTTGGCGGAGCTGCCGGAAACAACTTAAAGGAAACTATGATTACATTTTTAAATAATTATCTAACTCAATCTTTAAGTTATGATAGTGTGAAAAAAGTTACTTTTATAACGGTATGGAGGATTGCAGTAGTTTTTTTACCAATTGCCATTCCAATTATGGCAATGGGAATTTTGGCTAACTTCATACAGACAGGAGCACTTTTTACAACTCAACCTTTAAAACCGGATTTTTCAAAGTTAAATCCTATAAATGGTTTTAAGAGAATGTTTTCGATGAGATCACTTATGGAACTTTTGAAAGATATAGCTATAGTTTTGGTTATAGGGATTATAGGATTTAATTTTATTAAGGATAATTATACATACATATTGACATTAGGTAACCTCAATCCTGCAGCTGTATTAGAGGCTGCTGGTAAACTTACTGTCAGCATATTTTTTAGAATAACTTTGATTATGATTGCAATATCCATAATTGATTATATTTTTCAAAGATATCAATACAACAAGGATTTAAAAATGACAAAGCAGGAAGTAAAGGAAGAATTTAAACAAGATGAAGGAGATCCTCAAATAAAGGGAAAGATAAGACAAAAACAGAGGGAAATGGCAACCAGGAGGATGATGCAGGAGATACCTAAGGCAACTGTAGTTGTAACTAACCCTACGCATATTGCAGTAGCTTTAAAGTATGAAAAGGGTCAAAATAATGCACCTATAGTTGTAGCAAAGGGAGCAGATATGGTTGCACTTAGAATAAAGGAAGTAGCTAAGAAAAATGACGTTCCTATAGTTGAAAATAAACCTTTAGCAAGACTTATATATTCAGAGGTAGAATTAGATAGGGAAATACCTATGGAAATGTATCAATCTGTAGCGGAAATTATAGCATTAGTATATAGTACAAACAAAAATAAATAA
- the fliP gene encoding flagellar type III secretion system pore protein FliP (The bacterial flagellar biogenesis protein FliP forms a type III secretion system (T3SS)-type pore required for flagellar assembly.): MNKKSSKIFIVILAILCISAFASINVHAAPQSLTVPNVNMSIDNSGTPQQYVSSIKLLIVLTVLTLLPSFIMMMTCFVRIIVVFGFLRNAIGTQQSPPNQVLIGLALFLTIFIMSPVYTKINKNAIQPYLNNQITEEQAVDAGAKPLREFMLKTTYKKDFQLFVDQAHLNYKVTKDNAPLYIVIPAYMISELKTAFQIGFLLYIPFMIIDLVVASVLMSMGMFMLPPSMISLPFKLLLFVMVDGWYLLVKSLIVSFQ; the protein is encoded by the coding sequence ATGAATAAGAAAAGTAGTAAAATTTTTATAGTAATTTTAGCAATATTGTGTATATCGGCATTTGCTTCAATAAATGTACATGCTGCACCGCAGAGTTTGACTGTTCCAAACGTAAACATGTCTATTGACAATTCAGGTACACCACAGCAGTATGTTTCAAGTATAAAATTGCTTATAGTTCTTACAGTACTAACGCTTTTACCATCTTTTATAATGATGATGACGTGCTTTGTAAGAATTATAGTTGTTTTTGGATTTTTGAGAAATGCAATAGGTACTCAGCAATCTCCACCTAATCAAGTTTTAATAGGACTGGCATTATTTTTAACTATTTTTATAATGTCGCCTGTTTACACTAAAATTAATAAAAATGCAATACAACCATATTTAAATAATCAGATAACAGAAGAACAAGCAGTAGATGCAGGAGCAAAACCACTTAGAGAATTTATGCTTAAAACTACATATAAAAAGGACTTTCAATTATTTGTAGACCAGGCACATTTAAACTATAAGGTTACTAAAGATAATGCTCCACTATACATAGTTATTCCCGCTTATATGATAAGTGAACTCAAGACTGCATTCCAAATAGGATTTTTGCTTTATATACCTTTTATGATAATAGATTTAGTGGTAGCAAGTGTCTTGATGTCAATGGGTATGTTCATGCTGCCGCCTTCTATGATATCACTGCCATTTAAGCTTTTGCTATTTGTAATGGTAGATGGATGGTATCTACTTGTAAAATCTTTAATTGTAAGTTTTCAATGA